The Bemisia tabaci chromosome 5, PGI_BMITA_v3 genome includes a window with the following:
- the LOC109037528 gene encoding uncharacterized protein isoform X5: MNLLGYSCLLYYFSFAHSLQVSPNSSVNGFYRLPKLSEVIDAGRYAKSMDSIGSPAARMFLPSIKRINQFKSLMTDRLTPRDTEEEGLDDVASEMIEEEKPPIRIHFPRTLHKRLSYTPSRSSEISGLEAEPPSKRDPNSWIYWILSNNKNARSKEQKQVRSSSPFRTSAFYATMG; this comes from the exons atgaatttattaGGATACTCCTGCCTCCTGTACTACTTTAGCTTTGCACACTCGTTACAGGTCTCGCCAAACAGCAGTGTCAATG GTTTTTACAGACTGCCAAAACTTTCGGAAGTGATTGACGCCGGGCGATATGCAAAATCTATGGATAGCATAG GTTCCCCGGCAGCAAGGATGTTTCTGCCAAGTATCAAGCGAATCAACCAATTCAAGA GTTTGATGACGGACAGACTCACGCCTCGAGACACAGAAGAGGAAGGCTTGGATGACGTGGCTTCTGAAATGATCGAGGAAG agaaaCCTCCAATCAGAATCCATTTCCCAAGAACATTGCATAAGAGGCTGAGTTATACACCCTCTCGGTCATCAGAGA TTTCAGGTTTGGAGGCCGAGCCACCTTCGAAGCGGGACCCGAACTCGTGGATCTACTGGATTTTATCGAATAACAAGAACGCCCGCTCTAAGGAGCAGAA GCAGGTCAGATCATCCTCTCCATTCCGAACCTCAGCATTTTACGCCACTATGGGGTAA
- the LOC109037528 gene encoding uncharacterized protein isoform X3: MNLLGYSCLLYYFSFAHSLQVSPNSSVNEADNIMVKTRADSSFGKSDESYEFLSAPLRIRFYRLPKLSEVIDAGRYAKSMDSIGLMTDRLTPRDTEEEGLDDVASEMIEEEKPPIRIHFPRTLHKRLSYTPSRSSEISGLEAEPPSKRDPNSWIYWILSNNKNARSKEQKQVRSSSPFRTSAFYATMG; this comes from the exons atgaatttattaGGATACTCCTGCCTCCTGTACTACTTTAGCTTTGCACACTCGTTACAGGTCTCGCCAAACAGCAGTGTCAATG AGGCAGACAACATTATGGTGAAAACAAGAGCAGATTCGTCGTTTGGGAAAAGTGATGAAAGTTATGAGTTCCTAAGTGCGCCACTCCGAATAC GTTTTTACAGACTGCCAAAACTTTCGGAAGTGATTGACGCCGGGCGATATGCAAAATCTATGGATAGCATAG GTTTGATGACGGACAGACTCACGCCTCGAGACACAGAAGAGGAAGGCTTGGATGACGTGGCTTCTGAAATGATCGAGGAAG agaaaCCTCCAATCAGAATCCATTTCCCAAGAACATTGCATAAGAGGCTGAGTTATACACCCTCTCGGTCATCAGAGA TTTCAGGTTTGGAGGCCGAGCCACCTTCGAAGCGGGACCCGAACTCGTGGATCTACTGGATTTTATCGAATAACAAGAACGCCCGCTCTAAGGAGCAGAA GCAGGTCAGATCATCCTCTCCATTCCGAACCTCAGCATTTTACGCCACTATGGGGTAA
- the LOC109037528 gene encoding uncharacterized protein isoform X2, with product MNLLGYSCLLYYFSFAHSLQVSPNSSVNEADNIMVKTRADSSFGKSDESYEFLSAPLRIRFYRLPKLSEVIDAGRYAKSMDSIGSPAARMFLPSIKRINQFKSLMTDRLTPRDTEEEGLDDVASEMIEEEKPPIRIHFPRTLHKRLSYTPSRSSEISGLEAEPPSKRDPNSWIYWILSNNKNARSKEQKQVRSSSPFRTSAFYATMG from the exons atgaatttattaGGATACTCCTGCCTCCTGTACTACTTTAGCTTTGCACACTCGTTACAGGTCTCGCCAAACAGCAGTGTCAATG AGGCAGACAACATTATGGTGAAAACAAGAGCAGATTCGTCGTTTGGGAAAAGTGATGAAAGTTATGAGTTCCTAAGTGCGCCACTCCGAATAC GTTTTTACAGACTGCCAAAACTTTCGGAAGTGATTGACGCCGGGCGATATGCAAAATCTATGGATAGCATAG GTTCCCCGGCAGCAAGGATGTTTCTGCCAAGTATCAAGCGAATCAACCAATTCAAGA GTTTGATGACGGACAGACTCACGCCTCGAGACACAGAAGAGGAAGGCTTGGATGACGTGGCTTCTGAAATGATCGAGGAAG agaaaCCTCCAATCAGAATCCATTTCCCAAGAACATTGCATAAGAGGCTGAGTTATACACCCTCTCGGTCATCAGAGA TTTCAGGTTTGGAGGCCGAGCCACCTTCGAAGCGGGACCCGAACTCGTGGATCTACTGGATTTTATCGAATAACAAGAACGCCCGCTCTAAGGAGCAGAA GCAGGTCAGATCATCCTCTCCATTCCGAACCTCAGCATTTTACGCCACTATGGGGTAA
- the LOC109037528 gene encoding uncharacterized protein isoform X1, with amino-acid sequence MNLLGYSCLLYYFSFAHSLQVSPNSSVNEADNIMVKTRADSSFGKSDESYEFLSAPLRIRFYRLPKLSEVIDAGRYAKSMDSIGSPAARMFLPSIKRINQFKSEYVLKCLMTDRLTPRDTEEEGLDDVASEMIEEEKPPIRIHFPRTLHKRLSYTPSRSSEISGLEAEPPSKRDPNSWIYWILSNNKNARSKEQKQVRSSSPFRTSAFYATMG; translated from the exons atgaatttattaGGATACTCCTGCCTCCTGTACTACTTTAGCTTTGCACACTCGTTACAGGTCTCGCCAAACAGCAGTGTCAATG AGGCAGACAACATTATGGTGAAAACAAGAGCAGATTCGTCGTTTGGGAAAAGTGATGAAAGTTATGAGTTCCTAAGTGCGCCACTCCGAATAC GTTTTTACAGACTGCCAAAACTTTCGGAAGTGATTGACGCCGGGCGATATGCAAAATCTATGGATAGCATAG GTTCCCCGGCAGCAAGGATGTTTCTGCCAAGTATCAAGCGAATCAACCAATTCAAGAGTGAGTATGTATTAAAAT GTTTGATGACGGACAGACTCACGCCTCGAGACACAGAAGAGGAAGGCTTGGATGACGTGGCTTCTGAAATGATCGAGGAAG agaaaCCTCCAATCAGAATCCATTTCCCAAGAACATTGCATAAGAGGCTGAGTTATACACCCTCTCGGTCATCAGAGA TTTCAGGTTTGGAGGCCGAGCCACCTTCGAAGCGGGACCCGAACTCGTGGATCTACTGGATTTTATCGAATAACAAGAACGCCCGCTCTAAGGAGCAGAA GCAGGTCAGATCATCCTCTCCATTCCGAACCTCAGCATTTTACGCCACTATGGGGTAA
- the LOC109037528 gene encoding uncharacterized protein isoform X4, whose amino-acid sequence MNLLGYSCLLYYFSFAHSLQVSPNSSVNGFYRLPKLSEVIDAGRYAKSMDSIGSPAARMFLPSIKRINQFKSEYVLKCLMTDRLTPRDTEEEGLDDVASEMIEEEKPPIRIHFPRTLHKRLSYTPSRSSEISGLEAEPPSKRDPNSWIYWILSNNKNARSKEQKQVRSSSPFRTSAFYATMG is encoded by the exons atgaatttattaGGATACTCCTGCCTCCTGTACTACTTTAGCTTTGCACACTCGTTACAGGTCTCGCCAAACAGCAGTGTCAATG GTTTTTACAGACTGCCAAAACTTTCGGAAGTGATTGACGCCGGGCGATATGCAAAATCTATGGATAGCATAG GTTCCCCGGCAGCAAGGATGTTTCTGCCAAGTATCAAGCGAATCAACCAATTCAAGAGTGAGTATGTATTAAAAT GTTTGATGACGGACAGACTCACGCCTCGAGACACAGAAGAGGAAGGCTTGGATGACGTGGCTTCTGAAATGATCGAGGAAG agaaaCCTCCAATCAGAATCCATTTCCCAAGAACATTGCATAAGAGGCTGAGTTATACACCCTCTCGGTCATCAGAGA TTTCAGGTTTGGAGGCCGAGCCACCTTCGAAGCGGGACCCGAACTCGTGGATCTACTGGATTTTATCGAATAACAAGAACGCCCGCTCTAAGGAGCAGAA GCAGGTCAGATCATCCTCTCCATTCCGAACCTCAGCATTTTACGCCACTATGGGGTAA